From the genome of Miscanthus floridulus cultivar M001 chromosome 10, ASM1932011v1, whole genome shotgun sequence, one region includes:
- the LOC136489912 gene encoding putative pentatricopeptide repeat-containing protein At4g17915, with product MVRSRAQLTLSTRLLNVGLAALCRGGWLDRAESVLVDAIRLGLPPDVVTYNTLLAAHCRVAGLDAGLAVVHRMREAGVRPDAVTYNSLITGADRSGLTVRALDLFDEMLRSGVAPDSWSYNALMHCLFRSGHPEHAYRVFADMAEKGVAPCATTYNTLLDGLFKAGHATNAYRMFRYLQRVGLPVGIVTYNTMINGLCKSGKVGYARMVLKELGRTEHAPNAVTYTTVMKCCFRYGRFEQGLETFLSLLEGGYTSDAFPYTTVISALVKKGQMQEANTYCELMIQSGSTLDNACYNTLIHLRCQEGKLDDAFELLNMMEEGGLESDEYTFSILVNGLCKMGQIEAAEKQIWSMEMMGMQSNVVAYNCLIDALCKSHEVDAAIKVLHSMKLKDNFTYTSLVHGLCKVGRYHMASKFLRICLHEGNNVLVSAKRAVISGLRSAGFKNDLRKVRSALSMARLLRS from the coding sequence ATGGTCCGGTCCCGGGCGCAGCTGACCCTGTCCACGCGGCTGCTGAACGTCGGCCTCGCTGCGCTCTGCCGGGGCGGCTGGCTCGACCGCGCGGAGTCCGTCCTCGTCGACGCCATCCGCCTCGGCCTGCCCCCGGATGTCGTCACCTACAACACCCTCCTCGCCGCGCACTGCCGGGTCGCCGGACTCGACGCGGGGCTAGCCGTCGTGCACCGGATGCGGGAGGCCGGGGTGAGGCCCGACGCCGTCACCTACAACTCCCTCATCACGGGCGCCGACCGCAGCGGGCTCACCGTGCGCGCCCTCGACCTGTTCGACGAAATGCTGAGGTCGGGGGTCGCCCCCGATTCATGGAGCTACAACGCCCTCATGCACTGTCTGTTCCGGTCCGGCCACCCGGAGCACGCCTACCGGGTGTTCGCCGATATGGCCGAGAAGGGCGTGGCACCATGTGCCACGACCTACAACACGCTTCTGGATGGGCTGTTCAAGGCCGGCCACGCGACGAATGCGTACAGGATGTTCAGGTACCTGCAGAGGGTGGGGCTTCCCGTGGGCATTGTGACTTACAACACAATGATCAACGGACTGTGCAAGTCAGGCAAGGTGGGCTATGCCCGCATGGTCCTTAAGGAGCTGGGGAGGACAGAGCATGCCCCGAATGCGGTCACGTATACAACAGTTATGAAGTGCTGCTTTAGGTATGGGAGGTTTGAGCAAGGGTTGGAGACATTCTTGTCCCTGCTTGAAGGAGGGTACACTTCGGATGCCTTCCCATACACGACAGTGATCAGTGCGCTTGTCAAAAAGGGTCAGATGCAAGAAGCCAATACCTATTGTGAGCTCATGATACAAAGTGGTTCCACACTTGACAATGCATGCTACAACACGCTGATTCACCTGCGATGCCAAGAAGGGAAGCTGGATGACGCGTTTGAGCTGTTGaacatgatggaagaaggtggtcTGGAGAGCGATGAGTACACATTCTCAATTTTGGTCAATGGTCTCTGCAAGATGGGCCAAATCGAGGCTGCTGAGAAACAGATATGGTCCATGGAGATGATGGGAATGCAATCAAATGTGGTTGCATATAATTGCTTGATTGATGCGCTATGCAAATCTCATGAGGTTGATGCAGCCATCAAAGTACTTCACAGCATGAAGCTAAAAGATAATTTTACTTACACATCACTAGTCCATGGTCTATGTAAGGTGGGTAGATACCATATGGCATCCAAATTCTTGCGGATCTGCTTGCATGAAGGAAACAACGTTCTTGTGTCTGCAAAGCGCGCTGTCATTTCTGGGCTTCGTAGTGCAGGGTTTAAAAATGATTTGAGGAAAGTCCGATCAGCATTATCTATGGCTAGGCTGTTGCGGTCTTAA